Part of the Planctomycetia bacterium genome is shown below.
GCGCGGCGCCGGACGCTGCCGGCGGAATGCTTGGCGCAGGCTCGGTCGATGGTGGCGGTTCGTAGGGAGTACCGACCGGCGGAGGCGCGACGTTGAGGTCCGTCGCCAGCACGTTGCCTTGTCCTTGCGCGAGCGTCGTCGTTCCGTCAGATGTATAAACGATGACGGTATGCTGCCATTCCCCGGCGGCGAGTACCGTGAAGTTCAATGGCTGCGTGCGCGACTGTCCCGGCGGAATGGACGCCAAATCGAGCTCAACCATCTTTTGGCCCGGCGCGCTGCGCTCGATTTCATGCTCCAGACCGGCGTCGTACTCGTCGCGCACGAGCAACGGTCCGGTGGCGGTCGTGCCGAGGTTCGCGATCGTGATCTCGCATTTCACAACCTCGCCGACCGACGCGGCGGGCGGATTCGAAATGCGGACGCTTAGCTGCGACCCAGCCGGCGCTGTCGGCGTCGGATCCGGTTCGACGGCGGCGGGTTGAATGGGCGCGGGATCAAACGGGGCGCTTGCTGGCGGGGAAGGTGTGATCGGCGTGCCGGCGCCGGACCAACTCACGCGCGTCATGCCCGTGGCCACGGTCAAGGTCCGCCCGTCATAGCCCGACAGCGTGCCGGGGCGGATAACTTCGACGCGCACGTCGGTCGTGCCGGCCGCAGCGGTTGCCTGTTGAAGATCAACCGTGGCTTCGCCTTGCGGGCTGGTTTCCAACTCCACCGATTGCCCGTCGCCCGCGCCAAAGCTGGCAGGCGCGCCGCCGGCGACTGAGTACCGCACACGGTAACCGGTCAGCGCGGTCCGATCCGAAAGCCGCAGCAGCGAGGTCGTCAGGGCCTGTTCCCCGCCAGACGGCGCCGAGGTCGACGGCGGGAAGCTCCATTGAGCATCGATCCAATAGATGCGCGCAGTGCGTTGACGAGCTTCCCACGCGCCGAGCTGCGGCGCGAAGGCAGTCACGTGGCTGATGCCTTCCGCCGGCGAAGAGACGCTGATCCAAGTTTGCCCAGCGGTGATTGGCAGGTCGTCGGCCGTCGAGGCGGTGCCGCGGTTGAGGATGTAGTTGCGTGTCGCCGTGGAACTGATGGCGTAGTCGGCGTCGATTTTCTGCGCCGAACCTGCGCCGCCGAACAGCCAATCGAGCGGCGCGCGTTGACTGATCGTCGCCACGTGGCCGACGCCGGACGGATCGATCGTCCATTCGACGCGTTGTCGCGGCTGGAGCACCTGCTGCGAACCGAACACGCCAGCCACGAGCGTGACTTCGCTGCCCACCGGCGCGATTATATCCGCCGGGGCGAGTTGCAAGACAACCTCGGGCGCGGAGGACAACACTACCGGCGGCGCGGGAATCGGAATCGTCGGCAATGCCGGGGCAGGGGCCATCACCACCGGCGGAGCGATGATCGGCGCACACCCGGGCGCGGCGGCGCCGGTCGGCGGCGGCGCGATTGTGGTCACGCTGGAACTTCCGACGGGAGGGTCGACGACGAGCAGTCCGCGGCCGCTGGGGTCGAGTCGGGGCATGCCGCCGGCACAGCCGCCGACGCAGAGCGCGAGAAGCGCCCAGCCGCAGCGCGCAGCATGGCTCCGATGTTGACCGATGGTCGTCATAGTTCGCCTCAACTGAAAATTACCACCAAAAAAGCGGCATGCGTCGCTTTTCGGCAACGTAAGGCGAGGCGAAATGACCACGCGGCGGAAGAACCGCTACGATTGAAACCACGTGCGTCTAGAATTGCACCGGGCTGACGCCGAGGTCGACAATGCTGCAGGCGACGACGACGTTCAGGCCGCGCGATTCCGCGGCTTCGATGAGCTCCGGGCTCTCGCTGCCGGGATTGAGCCACAACTCCCGGCATCCCTTGGCGGCGATCTCGTCGATCATGCCGAGGCCGATCTTGGGCGGCAGATACACGCTGATGCGGTCGAGCTCGACCGGCACGTCGGCGAGCCGCGCGTAGACGGCGAGCCCCTCGATCCGGCCCCCTTTGGGATTCACCGGGTAGACGTCATAGCCCTGCTGCTGATGGGCGCGGAGCGACTTGTTGCCGAACTTGCTGGGATCGGCGCTGGCGCCGAGGATGGCCACGGTCTTGGGCATGGAATCGATTCGCCTAATTCTCGTCGCGGCGCACGTTGGCCGCGGCGGCTTTTTGTTGGCCGGTCATCCAGTACTTCCAGGCCTGGAGGTCGTAGCCGAAGTTCGCGCCAGTCAGGCTCACGAGCGCGTCGAGCACGTCCGTGTTGCGAACGTGCTCAACGATGACCTTGGTGCTGCCTCCGGCGGAAAGTCCGCCGCCGCCGCCGCCCGGGTTGCCAGGGCCGCCGAAACTGGCGCTATACTGGCTGTCGCCACCTTCCTTGATCGTGTGCTTGTGCGTCGTCACCAGGGCGTCAATCAACGCGGTCACTGCGGAAGGATCCTGTAATTCCTTCAGACAATAGGCGGCGCGATTGACGATCAAGTTGTCCTTGTGTTTCAGCACGCCCGCGTAGTATTTGACGAGTTCGGGATGCGGCTCCTTCTTGAGAAAATCAAGACACGTTAAGCGCACTTCCAAGTCACCGTCGAAGAGTGCGCCGTCTCCCAGGACGTAGATCGCGTCGGAGGAAGGGATTTGCGCCAGCGTCTCGACGTACAGGATGCGAACGTTGGGAACCTTCTCGCCGCGGAAGTATTGAGCAATCGCCGGCACCGAATTGGGATCGGTCACGTCGCGCAGCATCTCTTCCGCCTGGCCGGCGCGTTCATCGTCCAACCAGATTCGCCAGAGTTTCAGTTTCTTGAACCACTCGCCGGTTTCCTTTTTTTTCTTGCGGTGCCGCTCGGCCAGTTCGACTTCCTGCGGCAAACGCCAACGTCCCCGATAGCGCACGTAACCGCGCTCGATGTAGACCTGATCTTGCGTCTTCCATTCATTTTCGATCAGCGTGTAGCCCAACGCTCGACGGGCATCGGCGTGATTCGTGTCGAGCGCGATGACGCGTTCCAGATGTTTGCGCCGCGGTTCGCGGAGATTTTTTTCCCGGCACCATTCGGAGAGCGACCATTGCCCCTCGGCGGTGTCCTCATACGTATCGCGAATGCGCTCGTATTCCAATTCGTCCGCCGTTGGGACGTAGACCTTGACCACTTGATCGCGGGCGAGCTTCACCGAGCCGCCGGTCGCGGTGCGAATCAGATAATGGTCCGCCTTGGCATCGTCCTTATTCAGCCATTCACCTTGGATGCGGCCTTCGTTTTCCAGCACGAAGACTTCCGCTTCGGCGCGCGCGGCCACGCAGACCAGTGCGGCCAACATACAAAGCGTTCGCGTCGTGTGACCCATTCGGCTGTCTCCTTCCGGCGTTCCCCTTAAGTATAAGGGTCGGACTCGGTCCAGGGGAAGCAAGTTCCACACTAGCCCGTAGCGCCAGCGAAGGAGAGTTGACGCCGGTGATGACCACAACGAATACGCCAAGCGGACCTTTTCATTACGATCCAGTTCCCCTCCAGCGACGCGGCAGAGCCGGCCCGGGGTTCATGTCAACCGATTCCTGATGTCAAACCTCCCTCGCTGGCGCTACGGGCTAGTGTTGGCAATTCGTGCTGCCCCGTCACCCCGGGGGATCGGCGTAGACGGTCCAACCTGCCGCGATTCACACGAAGTCCGGTGCGAAGTTAGTCCGAGGGTCGGCGCGACGCAAGCTACGTTGGTATAACGGACTAAGGAAGGCGCCGGCCGCCGGCTTGCGCTCCCCGGGTGGGGCGGCACCGCCTCCCCCCTGGAATAGGTACGGCCCTCGAACGGTGCGTCCCCTCGCATCGCTGCGATCCATGATTCACGTGCAGCGTCTGACGAAGACATACGCCGACCTGCGGCGCGGCGAGTTCGTGGCGCTCGATCACGTGAGCTTCGACGCGTATCCCGGCCAGATTTACGGATTGCTCGGCCCTAACGGAGCCGGCAAGACCACGGCGCTACGGATCTTGAGCACGGTGCTGCAACCGACCGACGGCACGGCCGAAATCAATGGCTGCGACGTCGTGCGGCAGCCGTCCTTGGTGCGGCGGCAGATTGGTTTCATGTCGGCCAACACCGGCGTCTACGATCGCATGACCGCCTGGGAAATGGTCGAATACTTCGGCCGCTTATACGGGCTGCACGATGAACCGCTCCGCGCGCGAATGGAACAACTGTTCGAGCGGCTGCAGATGAACGAAATTCGTGACGTGCTCGGCGCAAAGATGTCGACCGGCATGAAGCAAAAAGTTTCCATTGCCCGGGCGATTGTTCACGATCCGCCGGTGGTGATTTTCGACGAGCCGACCTCGGGGCTCGACGTGCTGGTCGCCCGGGCGTTGCTGACCACGGTCGCCGAATTGAAGGCGCAGGGCAAGTGCATCGTGTTTTCGACACACATCATGACCGAAGTCGAGAAGCTGTGTGATCGCATTGCGATCATTCACCGCGGCAGCCTGCTGTCCGAAGGGACGTTGACCGAACTGCGCGAACGGCATCAAGAGCACGACCTGGAGGAATTGTTCTTCCAGCTCATTTCCCGCCATGACGAACAACGCCGGCTCGACGCCGCGGTCTGCTGACGATGAAACGGGCAAAAATGAACTGGGGCAACGTCCGCATCATCTTCGAGCGCGAAGTGCGTGACCAGATGCGCGATCGGCGCACGCTGTTCATGATCTTCGTACTGCCGTTGCTCCTGTACCCACTTCTGGGACTGAGCTTTTTGCGGGTGCTGCAGTTTCTGCAACAAAAGCCGTTCCGCGTGATGGTGATCGGCCAGGCGGAACTGCCCGAAACGCCGCCGCTAATCGCCGACACGCGGTTTGCGAGCTCGCTGTTCGACGATCCGAAGCAAGTCGATTTGCTCGAATTGAGCTATCCTGAGGACACCAAACAGTCCCCGGAAAAGCAGGAAATCGCCGCCAAGAAAATGCTCTCCAAGGGAGAGCTTGAGGCGGTGCTGGTGATCCCCGGTAGCTTCAAGGAACGACTGGCCGAGTTCCGCGCCAAGTTGCCCGACCGCAGTGGCGCCGCCGCGCCGGAGGAATCCGCGAGGCTCCCGCGGCCCAGGTTGATTTTCAACGACGGGAAGGAAAACTCGCGCTTGGCGGAAATCCGCTTGCAGCGAGTCTTGCAGACTTGGAGCGAATCGATTGGCCGCGACAACCTGGCCCGCGCCGGATTGCCCGAGGCTGCGGCGATTCCGTTTCGCATCGAGTCGGCCGACATCTCTCCGCCCAGTCGCCGTGGCGTGGCCGGTTGGTCGAAAATTCTGCCATTCATTCTGCTGATTTGGGCGCTGACCGGCGCGTTTTATCCCGCGGTCGATCTTTGCGCCGGGGAAAAAGAACGAGGCACGCTGGAAACCCTTTTGATCAGCCCCGCGGAACGCGGTGAGATCGTGTGGGGCAAGCTGCTCACGGTGATGCTGTTCAGCGTCTTTACCGCGGTGCTGAATTTGCTGAGCCTGGGTTCAACCGGCGGGTTTGTGGCTAGCCAATTTCCGGTGTTCGGCGCGCCCCCCTGGAGCGCGATGGTTTGGCTGCTGATCGCCTTGGTGCCTGTCTCGGCGCTCTTCAGCGCGGTTTGCCTGGCGCTGGCGGCCTTGGCCCGCAGCACCAAGGAAGGGCAGTACTACCTAATGCCGGTGATGCTGGTCATCACGCCGCTGGTGTTCGTGACGCTTTGGCCGAGTGTCGAGTTGACGCTTGGATTCAGCCTGATTCCGGTGACCGGCATCGTGCTACTGCTAAGGGCGCTGCTCGAAGGGGAGTTTTGGAACGCCCTACGCTTTGCGCCGCCGGTGATCGTCGTCACGGGGCTGTGTTGCCATATGGCGATTCGTTGGGCGGTGGATCAATTCAGCCGCGAAAACGTCTTGTTCCGTGAGAGCGAGCGGCTCGACCTCCGGCTTTGGCTCAAGCACCTGTGGCGCGATCGCCAGGCCACTCCTTCGGCGGGCGCCGCGATGACTTGCGTGGCGGCGATTCTGTTCGCCCAATTCGGGCTGCAGGGATGGATTGGCAGTGGGACGTCCATCACGACGGTGGCCTTAGGCAGCCAGTTGGCGACGATCCTGCTGCCAACGCTGCTCTGCGCGTGGTTCCTGTCGCGCAGCCCGCGCGAGACGTTTCAGCTCCAGTCGCCGAAACCGCTCGGATTGGCCGGCGCCGCTGCGTTGGCGCTTTGCTTGCACCCCGCCGCGACGATGGCCTCGGCCTTTGTGCAGCAGCTATATCCCGTGCCACCGCAACTTTCGGAACAGTTAGTGGGTGTGCAACAACAACTGAACGCCATGCCGCTTTGGCAAGTGCTGCTGCTGTTCGCCTGTCTGCCGGCGTTTTGTGAAGAACTGGCGTTCCGGGGATTCGTGATGTCGGGATTGCGCCACTTGGGCAATCGACGGCAAGCGATCGTGATCTCGGCCCTGGCGTTCGGGATTACGCACACCGTCAATCAACAATCGATTTTGGCGACGATGACCGGCCTGGTGCTCGGTTTCCTGGTGATTCGCGGCGGCAGCATCTGGTGCCCCATGCTGTTCCATGTGCTCCACAACAGCCTAGCGATCGTGATGGGCCAAGTAGACACTGCAATGGTGCGAAGCTGGCCCCTGCTGCGGTATTTGATGGTGGAAACCGGTCCGGGCAAGTGGGAATATCAGCACGGCATCGTCCTGGCGGGCCTACTGGCGGCGATTCTGCTCGTGTCCGGTATCAATCGCGTGCGTTACCGACAGACGCCGGAAGAGAAGCTCTACGAAGCTATCCGCCACGACGCCTCCAGCGCGCCGGTCGGTTAGCGTCCACCTTACGACGCATGATTCCGGCAAAGGCGTAACAGACGTCACTCGCGGAATGGTTGCTTTGCGGCCAGCCGTATGCCTCATGTAACGTCTGAATCAGTCGCGACGCGTTGCGCTGGCATTGCAAAGATGCCGTACTTTCCGCGTCGATGCTCACGACGAGAGAATGCCTTGCCCGACGGCGAAACGGATTTGCCGTTGGTCCCGATTCCCGCCTCTTAGAGGCGGCGCGTTGGGGAAGCGTCCATGGAGGGATGTCATGTCTAGCGCTCGGGCGGTGCGCCCCTGGTTGATCGTGGCGCTCGCGCTGACGGGCCTGGTCGGCTGCCAAAGCCTGCCGCGGCACGATCTGCCGTGCCCGCCGCCGCCGAAGGTGCGGCCGCAGCCGATGCCGCGCGAATTGGCTAAGACGGCTCTGCCGGACTACGTCATCGAACCGCCGGACATTCTGCTAATCGACGCGATCAAAGTCGTGCCCTTGCCGCCGTATCGCGTTCATACGCTCGATACGCTCGTCGTCTTTGTCGCCGGAGCGCTGCCGGAACAGCCGATTAGCGGCGAGTTTACCGTGGAATCGGGCGGGTTGATTAACTTCGGTCCGCCATATGGTTCGGTCAATGTCGCGGACTTGACGCTGGATGAAGCCACGAAGGCGATTGAAGCGCATCTGCGACAGACACTGTCGGAACCGCAGGTCACTTTGCAGCTTGGTTCGACGATCGCCCGCCAGCAGATCGCCGGCGAACATCTGGTCGGCCCGGACGGCATGGTCAGCCTGGGCACGTACGGCAAAGTCTTCGTCGCCGGGATGACGCAATCGCAAGTCCGCGCGGCGATCGAAGGGCACTTGTCGCAATTCCTTGAGAAGCCCGAGGTGGCCGTCGACGTCTTCGCCTACAACAGCAAGTTCTACTACGTCGTAACGCAAGGCGCCGGGCTCGGCGACGGCGTGACGAAGTTCTCCATCACCGGCAACGAGACGGTGCTGGATGCGATCGCCGAAGTGAACGGGCTCGACGCCGTTAGCTCGAAGCGCATCTGGGTGGCGCGGCCCTCGGAAGCTTCGCCGGAGGGCGTAGTCGTGTTGCC
Proteins encoded:
- a CDS encoding CoA-binding protein gives rise to the protein MPKTVAILGASADPSKFGNKSLRAHQQQGYDVYPVNPKGGRIEGLAVYARLADVPVELDRISVYLPPKIGLGMIDEIAAKGCRELWLNPGSESPELIEAAESRGLNVVVACSIVDLGVSPVQF
- a CDS encoding ATP-binding cassette domain-containing protein: MIHVQRLTKTYADLRRGEFVALDHVSFDAYPGQIYGLLGPNGAGKTTALRILSTVLQPTDGTAEINGCDVVRQPSLVRRQIGFMSANTGVYDRMTAWEMVEYFGRLYGLHDEPLRARMEQLFERLQMNEIRDVLGAKMSTGMKQKVSIARAIVHDPPVVIFDEPTSGLDVLVARALLTTVAELKAQGKCIVFSTHIMTEVEKLCDRIAIIHRGSLLSEGTLTELRERHQEHDLEELFFQLISRHDEQRRLDAAVC
- a CDS encoding ABC transporter permease subunit/CPBP intramembrane protease, with protein sequence MKRAKMNWGNVRIIFEREVRDQMRDRRTLFMIFVLPLLLYPLLGLSFLRVLQFLQQKPFRVMVIGQAELPETPPLIADTRFASSLFDDPKQVDLLELSYPEDTKQSPEKQEIAAKKMLSKGELEAVLVIPGSFKERLAEFRAKLPDRSGAAAPEESARLPRPRLIFNDGKENSRLAEIRLQRVLQTWSESIGRDNLARAGLPEAAAIPFRIESADISPPSRRGVAGWSKILPFILLIWALTGAFYPAVDLCAGEKERGTLETLLISPAERGEIVWGKLLTVMLFSVFTAVLNLLSLGSTGGFVASQFPVFGAPPWSAMVWLLIALVPVSALFSAVCLALAALARSTKEGQYYLMPVMLVITPLVFVTLWPSVELTLGFSLIPVTGIVLLLRALLEGEFWNALRFAPPVIVVTGLCCHMAIRWAVDQFSRENVLFRESERLDLRLWLKHLWRDRQATPSAGAAMTCVAAILFAQFGLQGWIGSGTSITTVALGSQLATILLPTLLCAWFLSRSPRETFQLQSPKPLGLAGAAALALCLHPAATMASAFVQQLYPVPPQLSEQLVGVQQQLNAMPLWQVLLLFACLPAFCEELAFRGFVMSGLRHLGNRRQAIVISALAFGITHTVNQQSILATMTGLVLGFLVIRGGSIWCPMLFHVLHNSLAIVMGQVDTAMVRSWPLLRYLMVETGPGKWEYQHGIVLAGLLAAILLVSGINRVRYRQTPEEKLYEAIRHDASSAPVG
- a CDS encoding polysaccharide biosynthesis/export family protein translates to MSSARAVRPWLIVALALTGLVGCQSLPRHDLPCPPPPKVRPQPMPRELAKTALPDYVIEPPDILLIDAIKVVPLPPYRVHTLDTLVVFVAGALPEQPISGEFTVESGGLINFGPPYGSVNVADLTLDEATKAIEAHLRQTLSEPQVTLQLGSTIARQQIAGEHLVGPDGMVSLGTYGKVFVAGMTQSQVRAAIEGHLSQFLEKPEVAVDVFAYNSKFYYVVTQGAGLGDGVTKFSITGNETVLDAIAEVNGLDAVSSKRIWVARPSEASPEGVVVLPVDWQAVTELGSASTNYQLMPGDRVFIQEDRLVAMDTWVSKMISPWERIAGFVSLSTQTVSGVRFFHQGRRGGNNF